A stretch of the Halomonas sp. BDJS001 genome encodes the following:
- a CDS encoding putative bifunctional diguanylate cyclase/phosphodiesterase gives MYYFASSAALPVELLRSIDDYLGRWGIALLLVFLLLALLGNLLLKRRMQHNRALLQTNKEMLATILDSVDAFIYIKSPTLEYQYVNRRISELFGLPADKIIGKRDEAFFDAGSAAEIKQIDRNVLASGKKVTVEESNVLQGESRVRTFLSIKMPLSMSPGAAPCLCGISTELTDYLEMQSRTHYLAFYDSLTGLPNRRLLMDSLTAAIAHEEWAASYSAVMVIDLDNFRLVNDIQGHDSGDQLLISVAEQLRQRLDAEETLARFSSDEFVVLINNLGEQQANAALKAERVARQLLETIAQLRNSHSLPISASIGISLFTGGGEHSMDSVLQQADMALQQAKRAGGNGLCFFNTDMQTSVLERASLEADLHKALERNELALHYQVQVDHQGVTIGVEALLRWFHPQRGWVSPATFIPLAEENRLIVPIGYWVMRSACEQLAKWSRQAAYSPLSISVNVSSVQFQQPEFVRDVEALLAETQAPPNRLVLEVTESLLMQEPVRVRNTMLQLRAKGIRFALDDFGTGYSSLSYLKRLPLDELKIDQSFIHELLTDKTDAAIVDTTILLAVSLGLTVVAEGVEKKEQLDWLRGHGCYRYQGYLFGRPTPIEYLFETY, from the coding sequence ATGTACTATTTCGCCTCATCTGCCGCTCTTCCGGTGGAGCTGCTACGCAGCATTGACGACTACCTTGGGCGTTGGGGTATCGCCTTGCTGCTTGTTTTTCTCCTTTTGGCGCTGCTGGGCAATCTATTGCTCAAGCGGCGTATGCAGCATAACCGGGCGCTCCTGCAAACCAATAAAGAGATGCTGGCGACTATCCTGGATAGTGTCGATGCGTTTATTTATATCAAGTCTCCCACCTTAGAGTACCAATACGTTAATCGCCGCATCAGCGAGCTATTTGGCCTGCCCGCAGACAAAATCATCGGCAAGCGCGATGAAGCCTTTTTTGACGCCGGAAGCGCCGCCGAGATCAAGCAGATTGATCGCAACGTATTGGCGTCAGGTAAAAAAGTGACGGTAGAGGAGAGCAATGTCTTGCAAGGCGAAAGCCGGGTAAGAACTTTCTTATCAATTAAAATGCCGCTTTCCATGTCGCCCGGTGCAGCCCCTTGCCTGTGCGGTATATCGACCGAACTGACTGACTACCTGGAAATGCAGTCGCGCACTCACTACCTGGCCTTCTATGACTCGCTAACCGGGCTGCCCAATCGGCGGCTGCTGATGGATTCCTTAACGGCTGCTATTGCCCATGAAGAGTGGGCGGCATCCTATAGCGCGGTAATGGTCATTGATCTGGATAACTTTCGCTTAGTGAATGACATCCAGGGCCATGATAGTGGCGATCAGCTATTGATTAGCGTTGCCGAACAGTTACGCCAGCGGCTTGACGCAGAGGAAACGCTGGCTCGCTTTAGCAGCGATGAGTTTGTGGTGCTGATCAATAATCTGGGCGAGCAACAGGCGAACGCTGCGCTAAAAGCCGAGCGTGTGGCGCGCCAACTATTAGAGACGATTGCGCAATTAAGAAACAGCCATTCGTTGCCGATCAGTGCCAGTATTGGTATTTCACTGTTTACGGGAGGAGGTGAGCACAGTATGGATAGCGTGCTGCAGCAGGCTGATATGGCGTTGCAGCAGGCGAAAAGAGCGGGCGGTAATGGGCTGTGCTTTTTTAATACCGATATGCAAACCAGCGTGCTGGAAAGAGCGAGCTTAGAAGCCGACCTGCACAAGGCGCTTGAACGCAACGAGCTGGCGCTGCATTACCAGGTGCAGGTTGACCATCAGGGCGTCACCATCGGCGTAGAAGCCTTACTGCGCTGGTTTCACCCTCAGCGCGGCTGGGTATCGCCCGCGACGTTTATTCCGCTTGCGGAGGAGAATCGGCTGATTGTGCCGATCGGTTATTGGGTAATGCGCTCCGCCTGCGAACAGCTGGCGAAGTGGTCGCGTCAAGCCGCCTATTCGCCGTTAAGTATCTCCGTCAATGTAAGTTCAGTGCAGTTTCAGCAGCCGGAGTTCGTGCGTGATGTTGAAGCGCTGTTGGCTGAAACTCAGGCGCCGCCGAACCGCCTGGTGCTCGAAGTCACCGAGAGCCTGTTGATGCAAGAGCCGGTGAGAGTCCGCAACACGATGTTGCAACTGCGGGCCAAGGGGATTCGTTTTGCATTGGATGACTTTGGCACGGGCTACTCATCGCTGAGTTATCTGAAGCGATTGCCGCTGGACGAGTTAAAAATTGATCAATCGTTTATTCACGAGCTGCTTACCGATAAGACAGACGCCGCGATTGTCGATACCACGATTCTGCTTGCGGTGAGCTTGGGCCTGACCGTGGTCGCCGAAGGGGTGGAGAAAAAAGAGCAGCTTGACTGGCTAAGAGGCCACGGCTGCTATCGCTATCAAGGCTACCTATTTGGCCGCCCGACCCCGATTGAGTATCTGTTCGAGACTTATTAA
- the nhaD gene encoding sodium:proton antiporter NhaD yields MPTLCQPSCQPRLYRRWLFLLAALLLGVSPSAFAVTGELDLTSSTVGFFAVAIFVLAYALVMAEEKIHMRKSKPVLVAAGIIWSLIGWVYVQNGMSEASEYAFRVTLLEFTELMLFLLVAMTYINAMEERRVFDALRSWMLRKGFNYRTLFWLTGGLAFLLSPIADNLTTALLMCAVVTKVAEGDQRYINLACINIVVAANAGGAFSPFGDITTLMVWQAGMVEFQEFFILFFPALVNFLIPACIMSVFIKDEKPSSVYEDVWLKRGARRIVLLFLLTIVTAVLCHVVLHLPPVLGMMTGLGYLQFFGYYLRRSLPRSLERKRERYSRRGDNKKLEQLGGVVPFDVFNRVARAEWDTLLFFYGVVMCVGGLGFMGYLGLLSEALYTGWNATAANIVLGVVSAVVDNIPVMFAVLTMEPDMSHGQWLLITLTAGVGGSLLSIGSAAGVAVMGQARGSYTFMGHLRWSPVILLGYIASILVHMWLNADSFALFS; encoded by the coding sequence ATGCCTACGTTGTGCCAACCCTCTTGCCAGCCTCGATTATATCGTCGCTGGCTTTTTTTGTTAGCGGCCTTACTATTAGGCGTAAGTCCCAGTGCTTTTGCAGTAACCGGTGAGCTGGATCTTACCAGCTCTACCGTGGGCTTTTTCGCTGTAGCGATCTTCGTCCTGGCCTATGCGTTGGTCATGGCGGAAGAAAAGATCCATATGCGCAAGTCTAAACCGGTGTTAGTGGCAGCCGGTATTATCTGGAGCCTCATCGGCTGGGTGTATGTCCAAAACGGCATGTCGGAAGCGTCCGAGTACGCTTTCCGCGTTACGCTTTTGGAGTTCACCGAGCTGATGCTGTTCTTACTTGTGGCCATGACCTATATCAACGCCATGGAAGAGCGCCGAGTCTTTGATGCGCTGCGCTCCTGGATGCTGCGCAAGGGCTTCAACTACCGCACGCTGTTTTGGCTAACCGGCGGCCTCGCCTTTCTACTCTCACCGATTGCCGACAACCTCACTACCGCACTGTTGATGTGTGCGGTAGTAACCAAAGTGGCCGAAGGGGATCAGCGGTATATCAACTTAGCCTGTATCAATATCGTCGTGGCGGCCAACGCCGGGGGCGCGTTTAGCCCTTTTGGCGACATTACCACCCTAATGGTATGGCAAGCGGGCATGGTGGAGTTCCAGGAGTTCTTCATTCTGTTCTTCCCCGCCCTGGTCAACTTCCTGATTCCCGCCTGCATCATGAGCGTGTTTATCAAGGATGAAAAACCCTCCAGCGTTTATGAAGATGTGTGGCTAAAGCGTGGCGCCCGGCGCATTGTGTTGCTGTTTTTACTGACGATTGTCACCGCCGTGTTATGTCACGTTGTGCTCCACCTTCCCCCGGTGCTTGGCATGATGACCGGCCTGGGCTACTTGCAGTTCTTTGGTTACTACCTGCGCCGCAGCCTGCCTCGATCCCTGGAGCGCAAGCGCGAACGCTATAGTCGCCGTGGCGACAACAAGAAGCTTGAGCAATTGGGTGGCGTGGTGCCGTTCGATGTGTTTAACCGGGTGGCGCGAGCCGAGTGGGACACACTGCTGTTCTTCTATGGGGTGGTAATGTGCGTTGGCGGACTGGGCTTTATGGGCTATCTCGGCTTGCTGTCCGAAGCGCTGTATACCGGTTGGAACGCCACCGCCGCCAACATCGTATTGGGTGTCGTTTCGGCCGTGGTGGATAACATTCCGGTGATGTTTGCGGTGCTGACCATGGAGCCGGATATGTCCCATGGTCAGTGGCTACTGATTACCTTAACGGCGGGTGTCGGGGGCAGTTTGTTATCGATTGGCTCCGCGGCCGGTGTGGCGGTAATGGGTCAGGCAAGGGGCTCCTATACGTTTATGGGTCACTTGCGCTGGTCGCCGGTTATTCTGCTCGGCTACATCGCCAGTATTTTGGTTCATATGTGGCTTAACGCCGACAGCTTTGCACTGTTCAGCTAA
- a CDS encoding TAXI family TRAP transporter solute-binding subunit, with amino-acid sequence MRNLFSSQCRALGTSIATLALLCVAFDIQAETRVTYKSAAAGTAYYLMGVELSDAIREGTGEAIILTLEESQGSIQNVMEVSAREGNYVFTSPAVLIEQAMAGEGAFAEHPHPRFQEIRGLFPLPSMTMHFVLAGDKGSIDFSALEDKHILIGRGTFSAREATRYLTLFGLEDRVRIADAAINSGPDAIKNEQIDGFVTASAYPSPSVLEAASSLPISLVSLTDEQIEQTGASRQTIPGGTYPGINNDVHTTSLPVIAYTTTAMDEETAYTLTKTFWEHHETLAEDAPWWSSISPEMLANMADTLHPGALRYYQEAGSEIADAVR; translated from the coding sequence ATGCGCAACCTCTTCTCCTCCCAGTGCCGCGCACTTGGTACATCGATAGCGACGCTGGCTCTTTTATGTGTCGCTTTCGATATCCAGGCTGAAACTCGTGTGACCTATAAGTCAGCCGCGGCGGGTACGGCCTACTACCTAATGGGCGTAGAGCTCTCTGATGCCATTCGCGAGGGGACTGGCGAAGCCATTATCCTCACCCTCGAAGAGAGCCAGGGTTCTATACAAAACGTGATGGAAGTATCGGCTCGCGAAGGCAATTACGTGTTTACCTCCCCGGCCGTTTTAATTGAGCAGGCGATGGCTGGTGAGGGGGCGTTTGCAGAACATCCGCACCCTCGTTTCCAGGAGATCCGAGGCCTGTTTCCGCTGCCCTCGATGACCATGCACTTTGTGCTTGCAGGCGATAAAGGCAGCATCGATTTTTCTGCGCTAGAAGATAAACATATATTGATTGGACGCGGCACCTTTAGTGCCCGTGAGGCCACTCGGTACCTGACGCTGTTTGGCCTGGAAGACCGCGTACGCATCGCGGATGCGGCGATTAATAGCGGGCCTGATGCGATTAAAAACGAACAGATTGATGGTTTTGTTACCGCAAGTGCCTATCCCTCTCCCAGTGTGCTTGAGGCGGCCAGCAGTCTGCCTATCTCGTTGGTCAGCCTGACCGACGAACAAATTGAGCAAACCGGGGCGTCACGCCAAACGATACCCGGCGGCACTTATCCTGGTATCAACAACGATGTCCATACGACGTCGCTTCCCGTGATTGCCTACACCACAACCGCGATGGACGAAGAGACGGCCTATACGCTTACCAAAACGTTTTGGGAGCATCATGAAACCCTGGCGGAGGACGCCCCATGGTGGAGCAGTATTAGCCCCGAAATGCTGGCAAACATGGCCGATACCCTTCATCCAGGGGCGCTGCGTTACTATCAGGAAGCGGGGAGCGAGATAGCTGACGCTGTGCGCTAA
- a CDS encoding calcium/sodium antiporter, translating into MLYGLSLLAGIALLTLGGESLIRGAVAGARRVGVSPLLTGLVVVGFGTSAPELVVSIDAAMNQQPDIAVGNIVGSNIGNILLILGMCAVICPMVVQPLALRRDGFVMVLASLLFIGLSFGGALGRIDAGIFITGLVGYLIWAYVSESRHHIPAAEMHASEAEEMTKLPTTGWMIAVALVVGLGMLIGGSQLLLYGAIGLAQAMGISEAVIGLTIVAVGTSLPEMAVSVIAALRRHADVAVGNILGSNIFNLLGILGISAFLQPLPLAPRVALFDQWVMLGAAGILVLFLYTGMRLSRWEGAVLLAGYAAYIALSFTIF; encoded by the coding sequence ATGCTATATGGTCTTAGTTTGTTGGCAGGTATTGCGCTATTGACTCTCGGAGGGGAGTCGCTCATTCGCGGCGCGGTGGCTGGGGCGCGAAGAGTCGGCGTTTCGCCACTGCTAACAGGGCTTGTGGTGGTGGGGTTTGGTACTTCGGCCCCTGAACTCGTCGTTTCGATTGATGCCGCGATGAACCAGCAGCCTGACATTGCGGTTGGCAACATTGTGGGTAGTAATATCGGCAATATCTTATTGATTCTGGGCATGTGCGCGGTTATTTGCCCGATGGTGGTTCAACCATTAGCGCTGCGCCGGGATGGCTTTGTGATGGTGCTGGCTAGCCTGCTGTTTATTGGACTCTCCTTCGGCGGTGCGCTAGGGCGTATAGATGCGGGAATTTTTATAACAGGGCTCGTCGGCTATCTTATTTGGGCCTATGTCAGTGAAAGCCGCCACCACATTCCAGCCGCGGAGATGCACGCTTCAGAAGCGGAGGAGATGACGAAGCTGCCCACCACAGGCTGGATGATCGCCGTAGCGCTAGTGGTTGGTTTAGGCATGCTGATTGGCGGCTCACAGCTACTCTTGTACGGCGCCATTGGCTTGGCCCAGGCTATGGGTATTTCCGAAGCGGTGATCGGCTTAACCATCGTCGCCGTGGGTACCTCACTGCCGGAGATGGCCGTATCGGTCATCGCTGCACTGCGCCGTCATGCAGATGTTGCCGTTGGAAATATTCTGGGCAGCAATATTTTCAACCTGTTAGGTATTCTGGGTATCTCCGCGTTTTTACAGCCGTTGCCCCTTGCGCCACGCGTGGCCCTGTTTGACCAGTGGGTAATGCTGGGCGCTGCGGGCATACTGGTGCTGTTTTTGTATACCGGTATGCGCCTGTCTCGCTGGGAGGGAGCCGTGCTGCTCGCAGGCTACGCCGCTTATATAGCGTTAAGCTTTACAATCTTTTGA
- a CDS encoding cold-shock protein, which yields MATGTVKWFNDSKGFGFIAPSDGSDDVFAHFSEIQSDGFKTLPEGANVSFDVTQGQKGLQASNIKLLS from the coding sequence ATGGCAACTGGCACAGTTAAGTGGTTCAACGATTCTAAGGGCTTCGGTTTCATTGCTCCTTCTGACGGCAGCGATGACGTTTTTGCTCATTTTTCTGAAATTCAGTCTGATGGCTTCAAAACTCTGCCTGAAGGCGCTAACGTCTCTTTTGACGTTACCCAAGGTCAGAAAGGCCTTCAAGCTTCAAACATCAAGCTGCTTTCTTAA
- a CDS encoding metal-binding protein ZinT codes for MTALPLKGASVLVLSALILTGIQSVNASDHDHEHDHDHTHNDHDHDHDHDHDHDHDHDHDSDIYSGYFDDDQVKDRALSDWEGDWQSVYPYLQDGTLDEVFAHKADNGDKTAEEYKAYYDTGYQTDVERIVIDGSSVTFFENGEERTGEYQYDGYEILTYQAGNRGVRFIFELEGASDDLPQYIQFSDHSIYPTDAHHYHLYWGDDREALLDEVTHWPTYYPSALSGEEIVEEMVAH; via the coding sequence ATGACAGCATTGCCACTTAAGGGCGCCAGCGTATTGGTACTGAGTGCTTTGATACTGACAGGCATTCAGAGCGTTAACGCCAGCGATCATGACCATGAGCATGATCACGACCATACTCATAACGACCACGACCACGACCACGACCACGACCACGACCACGACCACGACCACGACCACGATAGCGATATCTACTCAGGCTATTTTGATGATGATCAGGTTAAGGATCGTGCGCTTTCTGATTGGGAAGGCGATTGGCAGTCCGTTTATCCCTACCTGCAAGACGGCACCCTCGACGAAGTGTTTGCGCATAAAGCAGACAATGGTGACAAGACGGCTGAAGAGTACAAAGCGTACTACGACACCGGGTATCAAACGGATGTGGAGCGTATCGTCATTGACGGAAGCAGCGTCACCTTCTTTGAAAACGGCGAAGAGAGAACAGGCGAATACCAATACGATGGCTATGAAATTTTAACCTATCAAGCGGGGAATCGCGGCGTACGGTTTATTTTCGAGTTGGAAGGAGCATCCGACGATCTGCCCCAATATATCCAGTTTAGCGACCACAGTATCTATCCCACCGATGCTCATCACTACCATCTCTACTGGGGCGATGATCGCGAAGCCCTTTTAGACGAAGTTACCCACTGGCCGACATATTACCCATCGGCGCTGAGCGGTGAGGAGATTGTTGAAGAAATGGTAGCGCATTAA
- a CDS encoding helix-turn-helix transcriptional regulator has translation MKWVTHSEIDEVLANTLMALATPALPQHFSGLVKHLAAFDNLIIIAYHGEQRPAVLYREYTDPVVYLPMDSQYLGGDYLLDPFYREHLRGGVQGIRRLRDIAPDHFRRTHYYKNYYQQTTLLDEVAVFANINTDITLTACFVRDRSSGRPFNRRQLESLQQYEATLSTLLKKHWQDYRFEGVIKAAPAPLEERLREALVQQHDIRLSPRQAEVALFILRGHSSLSISLHLNVSLQTVKVFRRQLYAKCCISSQAELFALLMPLFAQLTGHK, from the coding sequence GTGAAATGGGTGACGCATAGCGAAATTGACGAAGTACTGGCCAATACCCTCATGGCGTTGGCAACCCCTGCATTGCCGCAACATTTCTCCGGCTTGGTGAAACACCTAGCGGCATTCGATAACTTGATCATCATCGCCTATCACGGCGAACAGCGGCCAGCTGTGCTCTATCGGGAATACACTGACCCTGTCGTTTATCTACCCATGGATAGCCAATATCTAGGGGGAGATTACCTGCTGGATCCGTTTTACCGCGAGCACCTCAGAGGTGGTGTGCAGGGCATACGTCGATTGAGGGACATAGCACCCGATCACTTTCGACGCACGCATTACTATAAGAATTACTACCAGCAGACCACGCTGCTAGACGAGGTGGCGGTGTTCGCCAACATCAACACGGATATTACGCTAACCGCTTGTTTTGTTAGAGATCGATCAAGTGGAAGGCCCTTCAATAGGCGTCAACTTGAGTCGCTGCAACAGTATGAGGCTACACTCAGCACTCTACTGAAAAAGCACTGGCAAGATTACCGCTTTGAAGGTGTGATTAAAGCGGCTCCAGCGCCGCTAGAGGAACGCCTAAGGGAGGCATTGGTTCAACAACACGACATTCGGCTGAGTCCACGTCAAGCGGAAGTGGCTCTGTTTATTCTAAGAGGCCACTCATCCCTATCCATCAGCCTTCACTTAAACGTCAGCCTCCAGACGGTTAAGGTCTTCCGCCGCCAGCTCTACGCCAAGTGCTGCATTTCGTCCCAAGCGGAACTTTTCGCGCTACTGATGCCGCTGTTCGCACAGTTAACAGGACATAAATGA